In a genomic window of Aeromonas veronii:
- a CDS encoding YkgJ family cysteine cluster protein, which translates to MECRSGCAACCIAPSISSAIPGMPDGKPAGVPCIQLDSALGCKIFGQPERPAVCSGFRPMMDVCGSHRAEAIWLIGELERLTT; encoded by the coding sequence ATGGAGTGTCGTAGCGGCTGCGCTGCCTGTTGCATCGCCCCCAGTATCAGCAGTGCCATTCCCGGTATGCCAGATGGCAAACCGGCTGGTGTCCCCTGTATCCAACTTGATAGTGCCCTTGGCTGCAAGATCTTCGGTCAACCGGAGCGGCCGGCGGTGTGTAGCGGTTTTCGCCCTATGATGGATGTGTGCGGCAGCCACCGTGCCGAGGCCATCTGGCTGATCGGCGAGCTGGAACGGCTCACCACCTGA